Proteins encoded in a region of the Planococcus citri chromosome 1, ihPlaCitr1.1, whole genome shotgun sequence genome:
- the IFT54 gene encoding TRAF3-interacting protein 1 → MTEEVNSSLIKEVQTGLGKYIKKPPLNEKLLKKPPFRYLHDLITSIIRETGFLDGLYSATELSSENVKDKDAKLNFLDKLISAVKKVTGKNVAARSGKIIAGLEVNKTLELLLIIAKAIEDKVDSKSILIESTENGNEKAPKSIKKDDKPEKSAIPRPKPNTEVKTSSKTTSSKNDPAPAKTKPSSKSDTPSSKPTTSKQNSVNSKTETNVKRQDTEGSSNISDQPVSTKNSTKEPSRDKSLTRKNSVSDRSSASSRKSSGQSKSSSLRKPSLKDTTSSKNLNSVENVIQEEHESSSRLKEPEPASNGNVNGDIKENGHQNNILNDPNGNKSDPESTPVINDEPKIKTPPQDSHLTDTIANKKEKSPVNKKESVPVQRPGSARPGSRRVSYSNSLQNGEPETGSSKESKTEKKTDSEEPPSIPVTRPRTATRPPSARPGAPRIRDRGEVSVNDETKTPLANINVIEEGKADQIIDEKDNFIVIESEQSVPALMNDSDQINDQDQGQLVNQILQTQKELNESLTVDVSQHKHSEIEWEAGRQRERDIVGKEIDKIRSVIQTLTSAANPLGKLFDFLQEDVDEMQRELQHWKKINENLQKQQLAEMNTGKMFLQPLQKQLEDVENSIQEEYVQIANIKGTILLNDEKITKLIHAIQTRTK, encoded by the exons ATGACAGAAGAAGTTAATTCCTCGTTAATCAAAGAAGTACAAACTGGTCTAGGTAAATACATCAAGAAGCCAccgttgaatgaaaaattgctcaagaaACCACCATTCCGGTATTTGCACGATCTAATTACATCG ATTATACGCGAGACTGGATTTCTCGATGGACTGTATTCAGCTACCGAACTGAGTTCTGAAAACGTTAAAGATAAAGATGCCAAATTAAATTTCCTCGATAAGTTAATCTCGGCTGTTA aaaaagttACCGGTAAAAATGTAGCTGCTCGTTCTGGTAAAATTATCGCTGGGTTGGAAGTAAATAAAACATTAGAGCTGTTGTTAATTATTGCAAAAGCTATCGAagataaa GTTGACAGTAAATCCATTCTGATCGAAAGTACTGAAAATGGCAACGAAAAGGCTCCTAAATCG ATAAAGAAAGACGATAAACCGGAAAAATCTGCCATTCCAAGACCTAAACCGAATACCGAAGTTAAAACATCGAGTAAAACTACCTCATCGAAGAATGATCCCGCTCCTGCCAAAACCAAACCATCATCAAAATCCGATACTCCGAGTTCGAAACCTACTACATCTAAACAAAATTCAGTCAATTCCAAAACTGAAACGAACGTAAAAAGACAGGATACCGAAGGATCGTCTAATATTTCAGATCAACCCGTATCTACTAAAAACTCTACGAAAGAACCATCTAGAGATAAGAGCTTGACTCGTAAAAATAGCGTATCAGATAGAAGCAGCGCCTCTTCTAGGAAAAGTTCGGGTCAAAGTAAATCTTCATCTTTGAGAAAACCATCGTTGAAAGATACTACGAGTAGTAAAAATCTCAATTCCGTTGAAAATGTGATTCAAGAAGAGCACGAGAGTTCTTCGAG GCTAAAGGAACCCGAACCTGCGAGTAATGGCAACGTTAACGGAGATATCAAAGAAAATGGGCACCAAAATAATATTCTTAACGACCCAAATGGAAATAAATCCGATCCCGAATCCACTCCGGTGATTAATGATGAGCCTAAAATTAAAACTCCTCCTCAAGATTCTCATTTGACTGATACTATTGcgaataaaaaggaaaaatcacCGGTTAACAAGAAGGAAAGTGTACCTGTTCAGAGGCCTGGTTCAGCAAGGCCCGGATCGAGACGTGTTTCTTACA GTAATTCGCTTCAAAATGGCGAACCGGAAACCGGGTCTTCGAAAGAATCTAAAACCGAAAA GAAAACTGATTCGGAAGAACCTCCTTCGATACCTGTCACAAGACCACGTACAGCCACAAGACCTCCAAGTGCTCGACCCGGAGCTCCTCGCATTAGAGACAGGGGAGAAGTTTCAGTAAATGATGAAACAAA aacTCCATTGGCAAATATAAATGTAATCGAAGAAGGCAAAGCTGACCAAATTATCGACGAAAAAGATAATTTCATCGTTATAGAATCTGAACAAAGTGTACCTGCTTTGATG AACGATTCAGACCAGATCAACGATCAAGATCAAGGCCAATTAGTCAACCAAATTCTACAAACGCAAAAAGAACTCAACGAAAGCTTAACCGTAGACGTTTCTCAACATAAACACTCCGAAATT GAGTGGGAAGCTGGTAGACAACGAGAACGAGACATTGTGGGAAAAGAAATAGATAAAATTAGATCCGTCATTCAAACATTAACTAGCGCAGCGAATCCGCTTggtaaattattcgattttttgcaagaaGACGTCGACGAAATGCAAAGAGAACTTCagcattggaaaaaaatcaacgaaaatttacaaaagcaGCAATTAGCTGAAATGAA TACTGGAAAAATGTTCTTGCAGCCTTTACAAAAGCAACTGGAAGATGTTGAAAATAGTATTCAAGAAGAGTACGTACAAATTGCCAATATTAAGGGTACCATTTtgttgaatgatgaaaaaatcaccaaactGATTCACGCGATACAAACTCGTACGAAATAA
- the LOC135836571 gene encoding E3 ubiquitin-protein ligase RNF180-like, translating into MSSSLKCRKCRNVLINQADTSILDVHGKIIDKVDNSLSYDCSGKLSDVWYLQETELPEWIIEMINEAEWQKGKLKCPFCEARIGSFDFISGPKCPCRKHLLPTVHIVRSKSDVIQK; encoded by the exons atgAGTAGCTCTTTGAAATGTAGAAAATGTCGAAACGTTTTAATTAATCAAGCCGATACTTCTATTCTCGACGTACACGGCAAAATAATCGATAAAGTTGACAACAGTCTGAGCTACGATTGTTCCGGGAAACTTTCAGATGTTTGGTATCTTCAAGAAACCGAGCTACCGGAATGGATTATTGAAATGATAAACGAG GCGGAGTGGCAGAAGGGAAAACTGAAGTGTCCATTTTGCGAAGCTCGAATCGGctcatttgattttatttcggGGCCAAAATGCCCATGCAGGAAACACTTATTGCCTACTGTTCATATTGTTAGAAGTAAATCTGatgttattcaaaaataa
- the TfIIA-S gene encoding transcription initiation factor IIA subunit 2, which yields MTYQLYRNTTLGNTLQESLDELIECGQITPQLAIKVLLQFDKTINNALATKVKTRISFKAGKLSTYRFCDNVWTFMLNDVEFREVQELAKVEKVKIVACDGKNMNASKSNANDDI from the exons ATGACTTATCAATTATATCGAAACACAACTCTAGGCAATACTTTGCAAGAAAGCTTGGATGAATTAATAGAG TGCGGTCAAATAACTCCACAATTGGCCATAAAAGTTCTCCTGCAGTTCGATAAGACCATCAATAATGCACTGGCAACCAAAGTTAAAACAAGAATCTCGTTCAAA GCTGGAAAATTGAGCACGTATAGGTTTTGTGATAACGTTTGGACCTTCATGTTGAACGATGTGGAATTCAGAGAGGTTCAAGAGCTagccaaagttgaaaaagtcaaaattgtcGCGTGTGATGGCAAAA ATATGAATGCCTCGAAATCAAATGCTAACGACGATATCTAA
- the Vti1b gene encoding vesicle transport through interaction with t-SNAREs homolog 1B, whose product MEEVHRKTVLEGRAALLRTNECLNRTQQTALETEEIGTNIVQELDSQRESLLRARDRLVNTDFELTRTQQILRMAQRNVFTNKLLLILIIIMEVCILGFLLYFKFVHKSS is encoded by the coding sequence ATGGAGGAAGTTCATAGAAAAACAGTCCTCGAAGGTCGAGCTGCTCTTCTAAGAACCAACGAATGTTTAAATCGTACCCAGCAAACGGCTCTGGAAACTGAAGAAATCGGTACTAATATCGTACAAGAGTTGGATTCACAAAGAGAGTCGCTCCTCAGAGCTCGAGATAGATTGGTGAACACAGATTTCGAATTAACTAGAACCCAACAGATACTGAGAATGGCCCAACGTAACGTTTTTACCAATAAATTACTGCTTATATTGATAATTATAATGGAAGTTTGTATCTTAGGGTTCCTTCTGTACTTCAAATTTGTCCATAAGTCATCGTAA
- the su(Hw) gene encoding gastrula zinc finger protein XlCGF26.1, which produces MAADDIYNFDVDLEDGAEKKVTKGKRKSIRLSDIADIKIKKEFGCDNCDRSFNSLSGLKRHNKVCEKIKEELEDAPDETMEDGNNELMQDGQNNSMANDIYILPSGINIDQNSTKNDVELGMSTFINSNGINSFIQPGKCDCCGENSDTAHTEGEFSCEECMYLFTSDAARLRHRILIHEEGDTYNCSKCDVKCPDKKMLRFHLRIHNPNFKPVSCPVCNKEFSRKYHLVRHNMQTGCDGSERPTFPCQVCQRVFTRKDNLREHLRAHAGQTKRKQKYTCEYCSQEFAGMFVLNQHKKLHLGDKPHACDLCEKKFSTSGALKKHRRKHTGERPYECKQCFAKFAAKETLNRHTRIHTGVKPHTCLFCGKSFIQATQLRAHIFHHTGENGYTCEHCGKAFNRRTRLDLHIKFVHENAKPFDCEKCGKSFIRKEDLARHDVLHSGVKAHKCPICDKGFAMKSSLKIHLLTHTKEPPRSCDECGRAFIRQDCLLRHMRTKHREMLEEIMAEAEKKKLQAQLLAVAAASTNDEEAETPENSEFHTYLPDDALTESIGELLTMLVDEATLKSFGWPTASVDKLLEAVIKRCGHAPATPDDLPYPDCLRENAKLLFTVVIDDSAVKTLLNNQTVDEVILHVLKLAKT; this is translated from the exons ATGGCTGCTGACGATATTTATAATTTCGATGTAGATCTCGAAGATGgag ccgAGAAAAAAGTCACCAAAGGTAAAAGGAAATCGATTCGATTGAGTGATATTGCagatatcaaaattaaaaaggaaTTCGGCTGTGATAATTGCGACAGGAGCTTCAATAGTCTATCg GGATTGAAACGTCATaataaagtttgcgaaaaaatcaaagaagaaCTAGAAGATGCACCTGATGAAACGATGGAAGATGGCAATAACGAACTAATGCAAGACGGTCAGAATAATTCGATGGCGAATGATATTTACATCCTGCCCTCTG GAATTAATATCGATCAAAATAGTACCAAAAATGACGTTGAATTGGGCATGAGCACCTTTATAAACAGTAACGGTATCAACTCGTTTATACAACCTGGAAAATGTGATTGTTGCGGAGAAAACTCTGATACAGCTCATACG GAAGGAGAATTCAGCTGCGAAGAATGTATGTATTTGTTCACCAGCGACGCGGCTCGACTACGACATCGCATTCTGATTCACGAAGAAGGAGATACGTACAACTGCAGTAAATGCGATGTGAAATGTCCCGATAAAAAAATGCTACGGTTTCATTTGCGAATCCATAATCCAA ATTTCAAACCTGTCTCGTGTCCCGTTTGTAATAAAGAATTCAGTAGGAAGTATCATTTAGTTCGTCACAATATGCAAACAGGTTGCGATGGCTCGGAAAGACCTACTTTTCCTTGTCAG GTTTGCCAACGTGTTTTTACAAGAAAAGATAATCTGCGCGAGCATCTTCGTGCCCATGCCGGTCAAACGAAACGTAAACAGAAGTACACATGCGAGTATTGTTCTCAGGAGTTCGCAGGAATGTTCGTGTTGAATCAGCACAAGAAACTTCATTTGG GCGATAAGCCGCACGCTTGCGATTTATGCGAGAAGAAGTTCTCAACCAGTGgagctttgaaaaaacatcGCCGTAAGCATACCGGAGAAAGACCCTACGAATGTAAACAG TGCTTCGCCAAGTTTGCGGCCAAAGAAACGCTCAATCGTCATACACGGATCCATACCGGTGTTAAACCGCATACGTGCTTGTTTTGCGGTAAAAGTTTCATTCAAGCTACGCAACTGCGAGCTCATATCTTCCATCATACTG GAGAGAATGGGTACACTTGCGAACACTGTGGAAAAGCTTTTAATAGGAGGACACGTTTGGATTTGCATATAAAGTTCGTTCACGAAAACGCCAAACCGTTCGATTGTGAGAAATGTGGCAAATCGTTCATTCGTAAAGAAGATTTAGCTCGACATGATGTGCTGCATTCCGGCGTtaaag CTCACAAATGTCCAATTTGTGATAAAGGATTCGCTATGAAGTCATCGTTGAAGATACATCTTCTAACTCATACCAAG GAGCCTCCTCGTTCTTGCGACGAATGTGGTCGCGCGTTCATACGTCAAGATTGCTTGTTACGTCATATGCGAACCAAGCATCGCGAAATGCTCGAAGAAATCATGGCCGAAGCCGAGAAGAAGAAACTGCAAGCTCAGCTTTTGGCAGTCGCCGCAGCCAGCACGAATGACGAAGAAGCCGAAACACCCGAGAACTCTGAATTCCATACGTATCTGCCAGATGACGCTTTGACCGAGTCTATTGGTGAATTGTTAACCATGTTGGTAGACGAAGCTACCCTTAAATCTTTCGGCTGGCCTACTGCTTCGGTTGATAAATTATTGGAAGCCGTGATTAA gagATGTGGTCATGCTCCGGCCACTCCGGACGACTTACCGTATCCGGACTGTTTGAGGGAGAATGCCAAATTATTATTTACAGTCGTTATCGACGATTCGGCTGTGAAAACGTTGTTGAATAATCAAACCGTCGACGAAGTTATTCTACACGTTTTGAAATTGGCTAAAACGTGA
- the LOC135836715 gene encoding breast cancer metastasis-suppressor 1-like protein, producing MESDEPKNEEEKHPSPTPTPAPVSVSVPDPVPVPVQSPDPVPVTAAPVPEPVAEKEESDVEEMERDSEESDQSGSGSGDSSEGSESDEASELDEEYVRRRQTCLEQMAELEKQYVELYDIIINERLNQISLKLTEIKCGEASEYLQPLADLEENMRIRSEVSGVLRQYRIKNLENQYEAEELTAKQNFENEKELLYDSIEDELKDKIKHLEEDRNNVDLNADLWMVERGLGKSGKITKDKKHITHLKGGIHRETESNSRRKPVTVSGPYIVYMLRDSEILEDWTTIKKALSNCNRKRSCQ from the exons AT GGAATCCGACGAAcctaaaaatgaagaagaaaaacatcCATCTCCAACTCCTACCCCTGCTCCAGTCTCAGTCTCAGTCCCTGACCCTGTACCAGTCCCAGTTCAATCTCCAGATCCAGTTCCAGTCACAGCAGCCCCAGTACCTGAACCGGTCGCTGAAAAAGAAGAAAGCGATGTTGAAGAAATGGAACGCGATTCTGAAGAATCCGATCAGTCTGGTTCAGGATCTGGGGATTCTTCTGAAGGTTCAGAAAGTGACGAAGCTTCAG AACTCGACGAAGAATATGTTAGGCGAAGGCAAACATGTCTCGAACAGATGGCCGAATTAGAGAAGCAATATGTTGAACTATATGACAT CATTATAAACGAGCGTTTGAATCAAATCTCATTGAAATTAACGGAGATCAAATGTGGTGAAGCGTCAGAGTATTTACAACCTTTGGCAGATTTAGAGGAAAATATGAGAATTCGATCCGAAGTTTCGGGTGTTTTGCGTCAGTATAGgattaaaaacttggaaaatcagTACGAAGCTGAAGAATTGACAGCCAAACAAAATTTCGAG AACGAGAAAGAACTATTGTACGATTCGATTGAAGATGAATTGAAGGATAAAATCAAACATCTCGAAGAAGATAGAAATAACGTTGACCTAAATGCCGATCTATGGATGGTTGAAAGAGGTTTAGGCAAATCTGGCAAAATAACTAAAGACAAGAAGCATATTACTCATCTTAAAGGAGGTATTCATCGAGAAACGGAGTCGAATTCTCGTCGCAAACCTGTCACGGTATCCGGACCTTATATAGTATACATGTTGAGAGATTCTGAAATTCTCGAAGATTGGACAACTATTAAAAAAGCTTTATCAAATTGCAATCGTAAACGTAGCTGTCAGTAG
- the LOC135836742 gene encoding thioredoxin domain-containing protein 17-like, which yields MVERYSATSYNEWVRQILRLSETHQRIVVVFCGALDENGLSWCPDCRNALPVIEDAIQNTAVPNVRSAYLFVGIQRDEWKNPNNYYKMDNHLKLTNVPTIICWDRGKLVARLVEEDCAIPEMVSPLFKNAYL from the exons ATGGTCGAACGTTATTCTGCAACTTCTTATAACGAATGGGTACGTCAAATACTGCGATTATCTGAAACTCATCAACGAATAGTGGTTGTTTTCTGCGGAGCCTTGGACGAGAATGGGCTAAGTTGGTGTCCAGACTGTAGAAATG ctCTTCCGGTGATCGAAGATGCCATTCAAAACACAGCCGTTCCGAATGTACGTTCAGCTTACCTGTTTGTTGGCATACAACGAGATGA gtggaAAAATCCCAACAATTATTATAAAATGGATAATCATTTGAAATTGACCAATGTACCAACTATAATTTGTTGGGATCGTGGCAAACTGGTCGCTAGATTAGTCGAAGAAGATTGTGCTATTCCCGAAATGGTTTCGCCTCTTTTCAAGAATGCCTATTTGTGA
- the LOC135836708 gene encoding serine/threonine-protein phosphatase PP1-beta catalytic subunit — MADVELNIDGLIQRLLEVRGCRPGKSVSMSEQEVRGLCLKSREIFLQQPILLELEAPLKICGDIHGQYTDLLRLFEYGGFPPDANYLFLGDYVDRGKQSLETICLLLAYKIKYPENFFLLRGNHECASINRIYGFYDECKRRYNIKLWKTFTDCFNCLPIAAIIDEKIFCCHGGLSPDLQGMEQIRRIMRPTDVPDTGLLCDLLWSDPDKDVQGWGDNDRGVSFTFGADIVSKFLARHDLDLICRAHQVVEDGYEFFAKRQLVTLFSAPNYCGEFDNAGGMMSVDDQLMCSFQILKPSEKKAKYQYGSLNSARPNTPPKRK, encoded by the exons atggcTGATGTTGAGCTTAATATTGACGGTCTCATACAAAGGTTATTGGAAG TTCGAGGATGCAGACCAGGCAAATCGGTGTCTATGTCCGAACAAGAAGTTCGAGGATTGTGTTTGAAATCACGAGAGATATTCCTTCAACAGCCCATCTTGTTAGAGTTGGAAGCTCCTTTGAAGATATGCg GTGACATACACGGACAATATACTGATTTACTTCGATTATTCGAGTATGGCGGATTCCCTCCGGATGCGAATTACTTATTTTTAGGCGATTACGTCGATAGAGGAAAACAATCGCTGGAAACAATCTGCCTATTGTTAGCGTACAAGATTAAATACCCCGAGAACTTCTTCTTACTTAGGGGTAATCACGAATGCGCTAGTATTAACAGAATTTATGGATTTTACGACGAAT GTAAACGAAGATATAATATAAAGTTATGGAAAACGTTCACTGATTGTTTCAATTGTTTGCCTATCGCGGCCATAATTGACGAGAAAATATTCTGCTGTCATGGTGGATTAAGTCCTGATTTGCAAGGAATGGAACAAATTCGTCGTATTATGAGACCAACCGATGTACCTGATACAG GTTTGTTGTGTGATTTACTTTGGTCAGATCCTGACAAAGATGTTCAAGGTTGGGGCGACAACGATCGAGGTGTTTCCTTTACGTTTGGTGCTGATATCGTTAGTAAGTTCCTGGCCAGACACGATTTAGATCTTATATGCCGTGCCCATCAG GTCGTTGAAGACGGTTatgaatttttcgccaaaagaCAATTAGTGACTTTGTTTTCGGCTCCCAATTATTGCGGCGAGTTTGATAACGCTGGTGGTATGATGTCGGTCGATGATCAGCTAATGTGTTCTTTCCAG ATTCTCAAACCATCTGAAAAGAAAGCCAAATACCAGTACGGTAGTTTGAATTCAGCACGTCCTAATACACCTCCGAAGCGAAAATGA
- the LOC135836684 gene encoding serine/threonine-protein phosphatase 4 regulatory subunit 2-like, with protein MDNPEYTFQILEVFSKMKPKEIPRELEEYITYVARTGDPVFQWALVKVLIKEKLVAVLNDFKENNLSLEIPPYPNVDPFNYETLKSNLLTRLDSFSLPPFTIQRICELLSAPRKEYNRIDKYMRAVEKNVLVVSACDLSLKRGLDTDGNESMMNGMLYDKVNDSMNNFSNHVFSTSHDSNVDELQHLSGKLDVPESDAVQQILDDSWTSETGDGDEFKINEANSSTSISVSLDNELQFVTEKSTPEKADVDVVSESKPIEQTSTSSSSSFDDNDSLLMETSLQNIMVDNNTSITYENSPLKSPPKEPTNDEQPTITECENVVFSFNQQTQSEDSNQDTPTPSSNEPTTLETEEEKQSFDVTEPPQQQDVPQADSLEADLISPETETFVAQTVDKDSTTELQTEDQYKPVETSFEFEDFSSQSTKSDTSIEYTFETESEPAPKPEPIEETPSTEESTPEDQLETSIVEIEQPEPAPVAAETETNETESTQVEEEDCQLDESLCSGDNEAQKSSTDSKESEIPAHGELESVEQSDTTTSSSNDKFEDSVPPEGNP; from the coding sequence ATGGACAATCCCGAGTACACATTTCAAATTCTAGAAGTATTTTCGAAGATGAAACCGAAAGAAATACCACGCGAGCTCGAAGAATACATCACGTACGTGGCACGAACGGGAGATCCGGTATTTCAATGGGCCCTGGTGAAAGTACTCATCAAAGAGAAACTTGTAGCTGTACTGAACGATTTCAAAGAAAACAACCTTTCTTTGGAAATACCTCCTTACCCGAACGTCGACCCTTTCAACTACGAGACGCTGAAAAGTAACCTATTAACGCGCCTAGATTCATTCAGCTTGCCTCCTTTTACCATTCAGAGAATATGCGAACTGTTATCAGCTCCCAGAAAGGAATACAACAGAATAGATAAATATATGCGAGCCGTCGAGAAGAATGTACTGGTGGTAAGCGCTTGCGACCTGAGTCTGAAACGAGGACTAGACACGGACGGTAACGAATCCATGATGAACGGTATGTTATACGATAAAGTCAACGATTCGATGAATAATTTCAGTAATCACGTGTTTTCCACGTCGCACGACTCGAACGTGGACGAATTACAACATCTGAGCGGTAAACTCGACGTACCGGAGAGTGACGCGGTGCAACAGATCTTGGACGATTCGTGGACATCGGAGACCGGAGACGGCGACGAGTTCAAAATAAACGAAGCTAATAGTTCTACCTCTATATCGGTCAGTTTAGATAACGAGCTGCAATTTGTTACCGAAAAAAGTACGCCGGAAAAAGCGGACGTAGACGTTGTTAGTGAAAGTAAACCGATCGAACAGACGAGtacgtcgtcttcgtcgtcgttcGACGATAACGATTCTTTACTCATGGAAACCAGCTTACAAAACATCATGGTCGATAATAATACCTCTATCACGTACGAAAATAGTCCGTTAAAATCTCCTCCTAAAGAACCAACCAACGACGAACAGCCTACTATTACCGAATGCGAAAACGTTGTGTTTTCATTCAACCAACAAACGCAATCCGAAGACTCGAATCAAGATACACCAACTCCCTCATCGAACGAACCAACTACGCTGGAAACCGAAGAAGAAAAGCAATCCTTCGACGTAACCGAACCTCCTCAACAACAAGATGTTCCTCAAGCAGACTCGTTAGAAGCTGATTTAATATCGCCCGAAACCGAAACCTTCGTCGCTCAAACCGTCGATAAAGATTCGACAACCGAATTACAAACCGAAGACCAATATAAACCCGTAGAAACATCCTTCGAGTTCGAAGATTTTTCATCTCAGTCCACCAAATCAGATACTTCGATCGAATACACTTTCGAAACCGAATCCGAACCAGCTCCGAAACCCGAACCGATCGAAGAAACTCCCAGCACCGAAGAGTCAACACCCGAGGACCAACTTGAAACGTCGATTGTCGAAATCGAACAACCAGAGCCAGCTCCAGTTGCTGCTGAAACCGAGACCAACGAAACCGAATCCACTCAAGTAGAGGAAGAAGATTGTCAACTCGACGAATCTTTATGCTCGGGTGATAAcgaagctcaaaaaagctcaaccgATTCGAAAGAATCTGAAATTCCAGCTCACGGTGAACTCGAATCTGTCGAACAGTCTGACACTACTACTAGTAGTTCTAACGATAAATTCGAAGATTCGGTGCCTCCCGAAGGGAATCCGTAA